In Candidatus Methanosphaera massiliense, the following are encoded in one genomic region:
- a CDS encoding beta strand repeat-containing protein, whose translation MFNNKTKFFLICSLLLITLVGISAISAADTDNTTSDTSQSSISDTSPVLSDQPATINNVDHNKIKEKQSVQTTQKSVKKTHKSLKQEGTSGNFAELNSTVNTATEDVTLAKDYQKNNDEQPVIIDKTVTIDGKGHTITSNNGSFTITKGNTVTFKNIIFTGNLYKNSVITAEGNVTFDNVTFINNTVSGYVGAALETSSDTVIIMKNVTGIKNDGVYGSFNFGRSQVTVIDSSFYNSSTNNGVLTSSNRQVSITVINSTFENNIAVNYGGGINSRGKIYIYTSTFINNTSNSKGGAVAGRGSYLEIQNSKFISNRVTGTGSSKQGGAIYIDCDALLANNTMSKNTAYNGSAIFQRSSDLSSVNVTVNNITVVEGANFDLTVFVTDDMNNSISGCDVTITFDNTNYTVDVVEGIATLPVTNDLNAGNYTVTAVYNNAVIENQTVVPGVVTIIESPELRYKTVQNQINNITAGSTITLPDNIKRRQAEDNITVNKTVTIDGNGNKINANQGHIFIVNNGATLTLKNMIIYNANGIEGAIANITKGKLILENVTIANNTVKNSGLNTAGNLILLAEDSTLTINNSAIYNNTAAIIKADGNTTINNTRIYNNTVPNDSNSQGWINLGGKLSIYNSVISNNTGRLAGIYGLTQKYPMIVDNSSFINNKATIGNGGAIQTHEDTTITNSTFIGNKVTNTIGRDGGAIMNYGGFLTIIQSTFINNTATGEGSIVDNYYGGGFNITNSVLIPSGTRSALYNEDETGSAVTANNNWWGTNTKPTSYIKSGQYYDDYEEDYLDCNPIVVNNWVIMNSTITPDSNISYLNNITIKTVFNKVTDATGAISTLEGGLPEGLTVTYTSDRDEFSSPTTTVENLETTNNYTLYQSTYLIKVTQANQTITLTGNVTMPEPKKIILTDDTYDQYFDSEGKLILSMVPPNSELQFSGTFKNRNMTISLPINMTTATDQAILNNCTITLTSEGQHTNITNIIMNNSNYSTELIYIDNTTDILIKNCTLTQFNNNGGTTAINLTNANNIKIISNNINVTGPSDNIYYDDNYVGHTITTSITGYNSSNNTIENNIIVTNVTGESESFGTITGISFIGDPMNFDEDIESNYNTINNNTIITVSKAYGYGVSFNGKVNNNNITNNIIRTTSDQYANGVQLTGPASYNTISNNDINVQADDVTYGLYISTNTMGAVTYNTITYNNITGNSSSVYLMEIWSINYNNISYNKLSGSNNYVLGIGGYRSRYNNITYNNITVTGDMKNSPVENDNIQVENSGIKLIGSSNSNTIQFNNINVTTPDNSTNTINLTGSYSNTVTNNTLYSTLNIGSGSVLTESYNTVENNTPSNEVTLTSENVKTTALKPGVIVVTVTDSLGNPVNIGTVTFTMGNETVTADVVNSTAKANFTNAIGTYTVNIKYNGNTVFNENETNVTLTIEKVDTTVDLTGNLSLYQNNTITVTLKDADGNSINSGRVFVTIGDVTRVVTITDGVGTFTYQPTSMDDITFTTVYEGNEIYNNASNTNTISVTDDRYSSNIKLNYNNYVMLVNNNLNINGVFKVNNAKTNINGLVVTVDGESISLINIKNNGKFTYVYTPTTPGTHTIMISYAGNETCKPSNATLTIKTMALVTINSNIPRTVIINNTTDLTANITDEQGNPITGTITMKVNNRVINSLSDVSSINTKYVFDTLGDKVITITYTDPNGIYADNTKMVVLTVEPIPVTMKTTPINGVVREELPVTVTVVDAEDNNVNDGIVKFVTDNGTVLGYAQVDKGLATVKITPDASLNTKVEAKYLGTDTYNIAKATTTLVVSNEKTTTTTTSNTTKTLKTTQDNKKTATVTVNKVSVKAGQKTKFTALIKSNDGKTVNSGNVVFKINGVTLKDNAGKVISAKVVNGKATVNYKIPASIKARNYVLTCIYNENFYGKTSDNATLTVKK comes from the coding sequence ATGTTTAATAATAAGACAAAATTTTTTCTTATATGTTCCTTATTATTAATAACACTAGTTGGAATATCAGCAATATCAGCTGCTGATACAGATAATACAACAAGTGATACATCACAAAGCAGTATAAGTGATACATCACCTGTATTATCCGACCAGCCAGCAACAATTAATAATGTTGATCATAATAAGATAAAAGAAAAACAATCTGTTCAAACAACACAGAAATCAGTGAAAAAAACCCATAAATCACTGAAACAGGAGGGTACATCTGGAAATTTCGCTGAACTAAATAGCACAGTGAATACAGCAACTGAAGATGTAACCTTAGCTAAAGATTATCAGAAAAATAATGATGAACAGCCTGTAATAATAGATAAAACCGTTACAATTGATGGTAAAGGTCATACTATAACCTCAAATAATGGTTCATTTACTATTACAAAAGGTAATACAGTTACATTTAAAAACATAATTTTCACAGGTAATTTATATAAAAACTCTGTTATAACTGCTGAAGGTAATGTAACCTTTGATAATGTAACATTTATTAATAATACTGTCTCAGGTTATGTTGGAGCTGCATTAGAAACTTCTTCAGATACAGTTATTATTATGAAAAATGTAACCGGAATAAAAAACGATGGAGTATATGGTTCATTTAACTTTGGAAGATCACAGGTCACAGTTATTGACTCATCATTCTATAATAGTAGTACTAATAACGGAGTACTTACATCCAGTAATCGTCAAGTTAGTATAACTGTAATTAACTCAACCTTCGAAAACAATATCGCTGTAAATTATGGTGGTGGAATTAATTCAAGAGGAAAAATCTACATATATACTTCTACATTCATAAACAATACATCAAACTCCAAAGGTGGAGCTGTAGCAGGAAGAGGATCCTATCTAGAAATACAAAACTCTAAATTCATTTCAAACAGAGTTACTGGAACCGGTTCTTCAAAACAAGGTGGAGCAATATATATAGATTGTGACGCATTACTAGCAAATAATACTATGTCAAAAAACACTGCATACAATGGTTCAGCAATCTTCCAAAGATCAAGTGATTTATCAAGTGTAAATGTTACTGTTAATAATATTACTGTAGTTGAAGGAGCAAACTTTGATTTGACTGTTTTCGTAACAGATGACATGAATAACTCAATCTCAGGTTGCGATGTAACTATAACATTTGACAATACAAACTACACCGTGGATGTAGTGGAGGGAATTGCCACACTTCCAGTTACTAATGATCTTAATGCAGGAAATTATACTGTAACAGCAGTATATAATAATGCAGTAATAGAAAATCAAACAGTTGTTCCTGGTGTAGTAACAATAATTGAATCACCAGAATTAAGATATAAAACTGTACAGAACCAAATAAATAATATTACAGCTGGTTCAACCATAACATTACCCGACAATATAAAAAGAAGACAAGCAGAAGATAACATAACAGTTAATAAAACCGTTACAATAGATGGAAATGGAAATAAAATAAACGCAAATCAAGGCCATATATTCATTGTAAATAACGGTGCAACATTAACTCTTAAAAATATGATTATCTATAATGCAAATGGCATAGAAGGCGCTATAGCAAATATAACAAAGGGTAAATTAATTCTTGAAAATGTAACAATAGCTAATAACACTGTAAAAAATAGTGGATTAAATACAGCAGGAAATCTTATACTACTAGCTGAGGATTCTACTTTAACTATAAATAACAGTGCAATTTACAATAACACTGCAGCTATCATAAAAGCAGATGGAAATACTACTATAAATAATACAAGAATATACAATAACACCGTACCTAATGATAGTAACAGTCAGGGATGGATAAACTTAGGTGGAAAATTATCCATATACAATTCAGTAATCAGTAATAATACTGGAAGATTAGCTGGTATTTATGGATTAACACAGAAATATCCTATGATTGTAGATAATTCAAGCTTCATTAACAATAAAGCAACAATAGGTAATGGTGGAGCAATACAAACACATGAAGATACTACTATAACTAACAGTACATTCATAGGAAACAAAGTAACTAATACTATAGGAAGAGATGGTGGAGCCATAATGAATTATGGTGGATTTTTAACCATTATACAATCAACATTCATAAACAACACCGCAACAGGTGAAGGATCTATAGTTGATAATTATTATGGTGGCGGATTTAATATAACCAATTCAGTATTAATACCATCAGGAACACGGTCTGCATTATACAATGAAGATGAAACAGGAAGCGCAGTTACAGCTAACAATAACTGGTGGGGAACAAACACAAAACCTACAAGCTACATAAAATCAGGCCAATATTATGATGATTACGAAGAGGATTATTTAGACTGCAACCCAATTGTAGTAAATAATTGGGTAATAATGAATTCAACAATAACCCCTGATTCAAACATAAGCTACCTTAACAATATAACAATAAAAACAGTATTTAACAAGGTAACTGATGCAACAGGAGCGATATCAACACTTGAAGGTGGATTACCAGAAGGATTAACTGTAACATACACCTCTGACAGAGATGAATTCTCTTCACCAACAACCACAGTTGAAAATCTAGAAACAACAAACAACTACACATTATACCAAAGCACATACCTAATCAAGGTTACACAGGCAAATCAGACAATTACCTTAACAGGTAATGTAACAATGCCAGAACCTAAAAAAATAATACTCACGGATGATACATACGACCAATACTTTGACAGCGAAGGAAAACTAATACTAAGCATGGTACCACCAAACTCTGAATTACAATTCTCAGGAACATTCAAAAACAGAAACATGACAATAAGTCTTCCAATAAACATGACAACAGCAACCGACCAGGCAATACTTAATAATTGTACAATCACATTAACCTCAGAAGGACAGCACACAAACATAACAAACATAATAATGAATAACAGCAATTATTCCACAGAATTAATCTACATTGACAACACAACAGATATATTAATCAAAAACTGTACACTCACACAATTTAACAATAACGGCGGAACAACCGCAATAAACCTAACAAACGCAAACAACATAAAAATCATATCAAACAATATAAACGTGACAGGACCATCTGATAACATATACTATGATGATAACTACGTAGGCCACACTATAACAACATCAATAACAGGATACAACTCATCCAACAACACTATAGAAAATAACATAATAGTAACAAATGTTACTGGTGAATCTGAATCCTTTGGAACAATAACAGGAATTTCATTCATAGGAGACCCAATGAACTTCGACGAAGACATAGAAAGTAACTATAACACTATTAACAATAACACAATAATAACAGTTTCTAAAGCATATGGATACGGTGTATCCTTCAATGGTAAAGTAAACAATAACAATATAACCAACAACATAATAAGAACAACTAGTGACCAGTACGCAAACGGTGTTCAACTAACAGGACCAGCATCATACAACACAATATCAAACAATGATATAAATGTACAAGCTGATGATGTAACATATGGATTATATATTTCAACTAACACCATGGGTGCAGTCACATACAACACAATCACATACAACAACATAACAGGTAACTCAAGCTCCGTATATCTCATGGAAATTTGGAGCATAAATTATAACAACATATCCTATAACAAACTTAGCGGAAGCAACAACTACGTATTAGGTATAGGAGGATATCGTTCCCGTTATAACAATATAACATATAACAATATCACAGTTACAGGTGACATGAAAAATAGTCCTGTAGAAAATGATAATATACAAGTAGAAAACTCAGGAATTAAATTAATAGGCAGTTCAAACAGTAACACTATTCAATTTAACAATATAAATGTTACAACTCCTGATAACAGTACAAACACTATAAACTTAACCGGAAGTTATTCTAACACTGTAACAAACAACACATTATACTCAACATTAAACATAGGTTCAGGTTCTGTATTAACCGAAAGTTACAACACAGTAGAAAACAACACCCCTTCAAATGAAGTTACATTAACATCTGAAAATGTTAAAACAACAGCATTAAAACCAGGAGTTATAGTAGTAACAGTGACAGATTCACTTGGAAATCCAGTGAACATAGGTACTGTAACCTTCACAATGGGAAACGAAACTGTAACAGCAGATGTTGTAAATAGTACAGCAAAAGCAAACTTTACAAATGCTATTGGTACATACACAGTAAATATAAAATATAATGGTAACACTGTCTTCAATGAAAATGAAACTAATGTAACATTAACCATTGAAAAAGTAGATACAACAGTTGATTTAACTGGAAACTTATCATTATATCAAAATAATACAATAACTGTAACACTAAAAGATGCTGATGGTAACTCAATTAACTCTGGCAGAGTATTTGTTACAATAGGCGATGTTACACGTGTAGTAACCATTACTGATGGTGTAGGAACATTCACATATCAACCTACAAGCATGGATGACATTACATTCACAACAGTATATGAAGGAAATGAAATATACAACAACGCATCAAACACAAACACAATTAGTGTAACAGATGACAGATATTCCTCAAACATTAAATTAAATTACAATAACTATGTAATGCTTGTAAACAATAACTTAAATATCAATGGAGTATTCAAAGTAAATAATGCTAAGACTAATATTAATGGATTAGTTGTAACAGTTGATGGTGAATCCATTAGTTTAATAAACATTAAAAACAATGGCAAATTCACATATGTTTACACTCCAACCACTCCAGGTACACATACCATAATGATTAGTTACGCTGGAAATGAAACATGCAAACCATCAAACGCAACATTAACCATTAAAACAATGGCATTAGTAACAATAAACAGCAACATACCAAGAACAGTGATAATTAATAATACCACCGACTTAACAGCAAATATCACAGATGAACAAGGAAATCCTATAACTGGAACAATCACAATGAAAGTAAATAATAGAGTTATTAACTCATTAAGTGATGTTTCATCCATTAATACAAAATATGTATTTGACACATTAGGTGATAAAGTAATAACAATCACATACACTGATCCTAATGGAATATATGCTGATAATACTAAAATGGTAGTTCTCACAGTCGAACCAATACCTGTAACAATGAAGACAACACCAATAAATGGAGTTGTTAGAGAAGAATTACCAGTTACAGTTACAGTAGTTGATGCAGAAGATAATAATGTCAATGACGGAATAGTTAAATTTGTCACAGACAATGGCACAGTACTAGGCTATGCACAGGTAGATAAAGGATTAGCAACAGTAAAAATTACACCAGATGCATCCTTGAATACTAAAGTAGAAGCAAAATACCTTGGAACAGACACATATAACATAGCAAAAGCAACAACAACATTAGTAGTAAGTAACGAAAAAACAACTACCACAACCACATCTAACACAACAAAAACATTAAAAACAACACAGGATAACAAGAAAACTGCAACAGTTACAGTAAACAAAGTTAGTGTTAAAGCTGGCCAAAAAACAAAATTCACAGCACTCATAAAATCAAATGATGGAAAAACTGTTAACAGCGGAAATGTAGTATTTAAAATAAATGGTGTAACCCTAAAAGATAATGCAGGAAAAGTAATATCTGCAAAAGTAGTTAATGGTAAAGCAACTGTTAACTATAAAATCCCAGCTTCTATAAAAGCAAGGAATTATGTACTTACCTGTATCTATAATGAAAACTTCTATGGAAAAACATCAGATAATGCTACATTAACTGTTAAAAAATAG